A stretch of the Erwinia sp. SLM-02 genome encodes the following:
- a CDS encoding DUF4354 family protein yields the protein MQRNSLIAIMAAAAGLYFSGGAFAADPQDLTVYATQKAQTSRSSGDLNNYGKTFEVTLENLSAKSIDLKTVCLRGYSHEGKEFPVARVQDNLTKGQLKPQKKVTGLAVFSAADDSVFDVNQLKISHNCS from the coding sequence ATGCAACGGAACTCTCTGATCGCCATTATGGCCGCCGCAGCAGGTTTGTATTTTTCTGGCGGTGCCTTTGCAGCCGACCCACAGGATCTGACGGTCTATGCAACACAGAAAGCGCAGACCTCGCGCTCTTCGGGCGATCTCAATAATTACGGTAAAACATTCGAGGTCACCCTGGAAAATCTTTCAGCGAAATCCATCGATCTCAAGACCGTTTGTCTGCGCGGTTATTCCCACGAGGGCAAGGAATTTCCGGTCGCCCGGGTGCAGGATAATCTGACCAAAGGCCAGCTCAAACCGCAGAAAAAGGTGACCGGCCTGGCCGTTTTCTCAGCCGCGGATGACAGCGTGTTCGATGTTAATCAGCTGAAGATTTCTCATAACTGCAGTTAA